In bacterium, the sequence GCCACCGGCGCGGCCGCGGTCACGCCAAACTTCTCCTGCAGCGTCTTCGACAGCTGCGACAGCTCCATCACCGACATGTTTTCGATGATGCCAACCACTTGATCGATGGTGCTGGACACGTTTCCAATCCTTTCCTGCCGATACCCTGGAACGTACCGGGCTTGCGATTAATTGATCAGTGCTGCGAATAGACTGAAAATGCCGCCGCG encodes:
- the rplL gene encoding 50S ribosomal protein L7/L12 (present in two forms; L12 is normal, while L7 is aminoacylated at the N-terminal serine; the only multicopy ribosomal protein; 4:1 ratio of L7/L12 per ribosome; two L12 dimers bind L10; critically important for translation efficiency and fidelity; stimulates GTPase activity of translation factors); amino-acid sequence: MSSTIDQVVGIIENMSVMELSQLSKTLQEKFGVTAAAPVA